The DNA region TAGACACCCGCGGTGACCATCGTCGCGGCGTGGATGAGCGCCGACACCGGGGTCGGGCCCTCCATGGCGTCCGGCAACCAGGCCTGGAGCGGGAACTGACCGGACTTACCGGCCGCACCGAGCAGCAGCAGCAGGCCGAGCACCAGCACGGTACCGCCGGCCAGTGCGCCGACGCCGTTGAAGACCTCGTCGTACTGGGTGGTGCCCAGGGTGGCGAACATGATGAAGATCGCGATGGCCAGACCGGCGTCGCCGACCCGGTTCATCAGGAAGGCCTTCTTACCGGCGGTGGCCGCGGCCGGCTTGGTGTTCCAGAAGCTGATCAGCAGGTACGACGCCAGACCGACGCCCTCCCAGCCGAAGTACAGCATCACGTAGTTGTTGCCGAGGACCAGCAGCAGCATGGCCGCGACGAACAGGTTGAAGTAGGCGAAGAACCGCCGACGACCCGGGTCGTGCGCCATGTACTCGACCGCGTACAGGTGGATCAGGAAACCCACCCCGGTGATCAGCAGGACGAAGACCCCGGCCAGCGGGTCGAACAGCAGGCCGAAGTCGACGTGCAGGCCACCGACCGCGATGAAGTCCCACAGGCTCAGTTGAACCGACTTGTTCTCCAGGCCCCGCAGGCCGAGGAAGTAGGTCAACCCGAGCACGAACGCCGCGCCGACGGAGGCGACGCCGAGCCAGTGCCCCCAACGGTCGGCCCGCCGTCCGAGCAGCAGCAGCACCGTCGCGCTGATCAGCGGGATCGCCACCAGCAGCCAGACGCTGCTCAGCAGGCCGTCGGCCGTCGCGTACGAGACCGTCTCGGCCGGAGCAGCCTGGGCGTACGTCAGAATTTCGTCCACCGGTGGGCCCCTCTAGTACTTCAGCAGGTTGGCGTCGTCGACGCTGGCGGAGCGCCGGGTGCGGAAGATCGCCATGATGATGGCCAACCCGACCACGACCTCGGCCGCCGCCACCACCATCACGAAGAACGCCATGATCTGGCCGTTGAGGTCACCGTTCATCCGGCTGAAGGTGACCAACGCCAGGTTGGCCGCGTTGAGCATCAGCTCGACACACATGAACAGCACGATCGCGTTGCGCCGGATCAGCACCCCGGCCGCGCCGATGGTGAACAGCACCGCGGCGAGGACGAGGTAGTAGTTCGGCTCGACCGAGAAGAAGTCACTCATTTCTCAGTGCCCTTCAGGGTGGTCTCCTCGGCGGTCAGCTCGCGCACCGGGAGGATGTCCGGCGTGCTCCGGTCGCTCAACCGGCCGTCCGGCAGGCGGGCCGGGGTGGCGACCGAGGAGGAGGTGGCGAAGACACCCGGGCCGGGCTTCGGGCCGGGGTAGTTGCCGGGCACGAAGCGGGCCTTCATGGTGGCCACCTGGTCGCGCCGGTCCTCCTTGCGCCGCTCGACGTGCGCCAGGATCATGCCGCCGATGGTGGCGGTGATCAGCAGCGCCGCGGTCAACTCGAACGCGAAGACGTAGTCGGTGAACAGCAGCCGGGCGATGCCCTGCACGTTGCCGCCCGCGTTGGCCTGCTCCAGGCCGACCGGGACGGTGTCCTGGGTGGCCCGGTAGACACCGCTGCCGAGCAGGCCGGCGAAGCCCACCCCGAGCCCGATCGCGGCGATCCGCTGCCCGCGCAGCACCTCGATCAGCGAGTCGGAGGCGTCCCGGCCGACGAGCATCAGGACGAACAGGAAGAGCATCATGATCGCGCCGGTGTAGACGATGATCTGCACCATGCCGATGAAGGGCCCCGCCTGGAGCACGTAGAACACGCCCAGGCTGAGCATGGTCAGCACCAGCCAGAGCGCCGAGTGCACCGCGTTCCGCGCCGCGATCATGCCGATCGCGCCGACCAGCGCCAGCGGGGCGAGGATCCAGAAGGTCACCGCCTCCCCGCCGGAGACCGCCCCCGCGGCGGCGAGCACCGTCGACGTGGTCATGCCGTCTCTCCCTTTTCCGCCGCAGCCCGCTGGGCGGCCTGCTCGGCACCGGGGAAGGTGACCCCCGGGTGCTCGTCCACCTGGTAGCGGCCCGGCCCCATCGGCGAGCGCTCGGCCCCGGCCGAGGTGCCCGGGTTGGTCAGGCTGCCGACGTAGTAGTCCTTCTCGCTGTCACCGAGACGCATCGGGTGCGGCGGCTGCTCCATCCCTTCCAGCAGGGGCGCGAGCAACTGCTCCTTGGTGAAGATCAGATCCTGCCGGTTGTCCCGGGCCAGCTCGTACTCGTTGCTCATGGTCAACGAGCGGGTCGGGCAGGCCTCGATGCACAGTCCGCAGAAGATGCACCGTGCGTAGTTGATCTGATAGACGCTGGCGTATCGCTCGCCCGGCGAGAACCGCTGCTCGTCGGTGTTGTCGCCACCCTCGACGTAGATCGCGTCCGCCGGGCAGGCCCAGGCGCACAGCTCACAGCCGATGCACTTCTCCAGACCGTCCGGGTGACGGTTGAGGATGTGCCGCCCGTGGTAGCGGGGCGCCGGGGTCGGCGGGGTGAACGGGTAGTCCGTGGTGACGACCTTCTTGAACATGTGCGAGAAGGTGACCCCGAAGCCCTTGAACATTCCGGTGATCGCCACGTCACACCTCCTCAGAGTCCTGGCCGGCGGGGGCGTTGGCCGGCTCCCGCTCGGCGACCATGCGCCGGGTACGCGGGCTCGGTGGTACCTGAAGGTCCAGCGGGGGCAGCGGGAAGCTGCCCTGCGGCCGGTTCTCGATCTGCTCGGCCAGGCTCGGCTTCTGCTCCGGCTTACGGTTGGGCCAGAACAACGCGGCGATCAGTCCGAGACCACCGAGTACGCCGAACACCACCAGCCGGTCGTTGCGCTCCCAGTCCTGCACCTTGAGCCAGGTCGCCAGGAAGACGATCCAGACCAGGCTGACCGGGATGAGCACCTTCCAACCCAGACGCATGAGCTGGTCGTAACGGAGCCGGGGCAGGGTGCCGCGCAGCCAGACGAAGACGAAGACCAGCAGGATGACCTTGGCGAAGAACCAGAGCATCGGCCACCAGCCGGAGTTGGCACCCGACCAGATGCTGATCGGCCACGGCGCGTACCAGCCGCCGAGGAAGAGGGTCACGGTGAACGCCGACATGGCGACCATCGCGACGTACTCGCTGAGCATGATCAGGGCGAACTTCAGCGAGCTGTACTCCGTCATGAAGCCCGCGACCAGCTCCGACTCCGCCTCGGGCATGTCGAAGGGCGGCCGGTTGGTCTCACCGACGATGGAGATGAAGAAGACCACGAAGCTCGGGAAGAGCAGCAGCGCGTACCAGCCCGGGCCGGGAAGCTCCGCGCCGAACAGGTTCAGGGTCACACCCTGGCCCTGGGCGGCCACGATCTCGCTGGTGGACATCGTGCCGGCGAGCATGAACACCGCCACGATGGACAGACCCAGCGACACCTCGTACGAGATCAGCTGGGCGGTCGAGCGCAGACCACCGAGCAGCGGGTAGGTCGAGCCGGAGGCCCAACCGGCCAGCACGATGCCGTACACCGCCATCGAGGACAGGGCCAGCACCACCAGCACCGACACCGACACGTCCGTGACCTGCAACGGGGTCTGGTGGCCGAAGATGCTCACCATCGGGCCGAACGGGATCACCGCCAGCATGGTGACCGCGCAGATCATCGAGATGGCCGGGGCGAAGAAGTAGATGACCTTGTCCGCCGCCTTCGGGAGGATGTCCTCCTTGAAGGCCATCTTCAGGCCGTCGGCGAGGGTCTGGAGCAGACCGAAGGGGCCCAGCTGGTTCGGGCCCGGCCGGACCGCCATCCGACCCACGACCCGCCGCTCGAACCAGACACCGAGCAGGGTGCCGAGCAGAGCGACGACGAAGGCGAAGAGCACCTTGCCGAGGATCAGCCACCACGGGTCGTGGCCGAAGTCCGTCAGCGACGGGGCCTGAGCTAGCGGGTTCATGCGACACCCCCGGAGGAGTTGAGAAGCGGGCCCGGACGGCCGGCCGCGTCGGCGGCTACCGACTCGGTAGTGCCGGGGACGGAGATCCGCACCACCGCGCCGGAGGTCGCACCCAGGCTGCGTCGCACGGTCGAGCCGGGCGAGTTGGTGGGCAGCCAGACGACGCCGTCCGGCATCTCGGTGATCGCCGCCGGGAGGGTCAACGCCCCCCGGTCGGTGCCCACCGTCACCGGGTCGCCGTCGGCGACACCGAGGGTTTCGGCGGTGCCCTTGCCCAACCGGACCACCGGCGGACGGGCGGTGCCACCCAGGTACTCGTCACCGTCGGTGAGACTGCCCAGGTCGATCAGCTGGTGCCAGGTCGCCAGGACCGCTTCGCCAGCACCCGGCTGCGGCACCGCACTCGCCGAGACCGCGGGAGCCGCCGGCCGGGTCATCCGGGTCACCGGCAGTCCGCCCAGCTCACGGCGGACGCTCAGCACGTCCCCGGTGCCCAGCCGCACGTCCAGTTGCGCGGCCAGCGCGTCGAGCACCCGGCCGTCCGTCATCGCGGCGGTGGTCAGCACGGCCTCGAACGGACGCAGCCGGCCCTCCCAGTCCAGGAAGCTGCCGGCCTTCTCGGCCACCGCGGCGACCGGCAGGACGACATCCGCCCGGCGGGTCACCGCAGTGGCCCGCAGCTCCAGGCTGACCAGGAACGGCACCGCCT from Micromonospora sp. NBC_01739 includes:
- the nuoK gene encoding NADH-quinone oxidoreductase subunit NuoK, which codes for MSDFFSVEPNYYLVLAAVLFTIGAAGVLIRRNAIVLFMCVELMLNAANLALVTFSRMNGDLNGQIMAFFVMVVAAAEVVVGLAIIMAIFRTRRSASVDDANLLKY
- a CDS encoding NADH-quinone oxidoreductase subunit J produces the protein MTTSTVLAAAGAVSGGEAVTFWILAPLALVGAIGMIAARNAVHSALWLVLTMLSLGVFYVLQAGPFIGMVQIIVYTGAIMMLFLFVLMLVGRDASDSLIEVLRGQRIAAIGLGVGFAGLLGSGVYRATQDTVPVGLEQANAGGNVQGIARLLFTDYVFAFELTAALLITATIGGMILAHVERRKEDRRDQVATMKARFVPGNYPGPKPGPGVFATSSSVATPARLPDGRLSDRSTPDILPVRELTAEETTLKGTEK
- the nuoI gene encoding NADH-quinone oxidoreductase subunit NuoI — its product is MFKGFGVTFSHMFKKVVTTDYPFTPPTPAPRYHGRHILNRHPDGLEKCIGCELCAWACPADAIYVEGGDNTDEQRFSPGERYASVYQINYARCIFCGLCIEACPTRSLTMSNEYELARDNRQDLIFTKEQLLAPLLEGMEQPPHPMRLGDSEKDYYVGSLTNPGTSAGAERSPMGPGRYQVDEHPGVTFPGAEQAAQRAAAEKGETA
- the nuoH gene encoding NADH-quinone oxidoreductase subunit NuoH, whose amino-acid sequence is MNPLAQAPSLTDFGHDPWWLILGKVLFAFVVALLGTLLGVWFERRVVGRMAVRPGPNQLGPFGLLQTLADGLKMAFKEDILPKAADKVIYFFAPAISMICAVTMLAVIPFGPMVSIFGHQTPLQVTDVSVSVLVVLALSSMAVYGIVLAGWASGSTYPLLGGLRSTAQLISYEVSLGLSIVAVFMLAGTMSTSEIVAAQGQGVTLNLFGAELPGPGWYALLLFPSFVVFFISIVGETNRPPFDMPEAESELVAGFMTEYSSLKFALIMLSEYVAMVAMSAFTVTLFLGGWYAPWPISIWSGANSGWWPMLWFFAKVILLVFVFVWLRGTLPRLRYDQLMRLGWKVLIPVSLVWIVFLATWLKVQDWERNDRLVVFGVLGGLGLIAALFWPNRKPEQKPSLAEQIENRPQGSFPLPPLDLQVPPSPRTRRMVAEREPANAPAGQDSEEV